One window of the Cryptomeria japonica chromosome 7, Sugi_1.0, whole genome shotgun sequence genome contains the following:
- the LOC131856799 gene encoding uncharacterized protein LOC131856799 encodes METINYKLAFSMDSSKPFSSWDESIKKNWQGIKISPSFEQKSKSRKEANWTHPKPGWSKLNFDGASKGNSSPSGIGYVIRDHLGAIIGKMAKPLPPDTNNIAEFKPLQLGLMDCIKHGLRNIIVEGDSEIAINAIKRQKTPNWRLQAILDSILENLAKLEQYEAKHIFREVNIVADVLSKATIEGAYIHWWDQGVR; translated from the coding sequence ATGGAGACAATAAACTACAAATTAGCTTTCTCAATGGATTCATCCAAACCTTTCTCTTCCTGGGATGAAAGCATAAAGAAAAATTGGCAGGGAATCAAGATCTCTCCCTCTTTCGAGCAAAAATCCAAGTCTAGAAAGGAAGCTAATTGGACCCATCCAAAGCCCGGTTGGtcaaaactaaattttgatggtgcttctaaagGCAACTCAAGCCCTTCAGGCATAGGATATGTGATTAGAGATCACTTAGGAGCAATCATAGGGAAAATGGCAAAGCCATTACCACCagacactaataacatagcagaatttAAACCTCTACAACTAGGATTGATGGATTGCATCAAACATGGATTAAGAAACATCATAGTGGAGGGAGACTCGGAGATAGCAATCAATGCAATTAAAAGACAAAAAACCCCGAATTGGCGGCTACAGGCAATTCTGGACAGTATATTAGAAAACTTGGCAAAACTGGAGCAATATGAGGCAAAGCATATCTTCAGAGAAGTGAACATAGTAGCAGATGTTCTCTCTAAAGCAACAATAGAGGGTGCTTATATTCATTGGTGGGATCAGGGAGTCAGATAG